One part of the Chloroflexota bacterium genome encodes these proteins:
- a CDS encoding DUF1349 domain-containing protein, whose product MKAGNLSLPVAIVMILMAVLLSQGVTSPSSVALAESVAPFVEHTITDGDMDAVATYLAASRIIWEENNPVLNSSPTVDAGGPYTGDEGTTIALETATALDPDGDTVTYDVYFEANSSSPDQLKCNDVANLSCNPGMLDTNTHYYWKVVARDSHGATTTGPVWDFWTVQRAGLNEFDSTSMSNFWTAQSGGNDEFDSTSLSNIWTWIDPDNDGAYSLTDHPGWLRLITPYGDNITPLTNVWHQNCDAGRIMQSVTGDFTAETKVVLVNPANSFQFGGILVFLDKNNYVMLNRGYSYGDEVGAGWAEDGIPDKNVLKGFHSSPTWLRMKRVGNMFSFFYSANGTDWQSLGTKIFNNLPDTIQVGLVAGYANNQVYPDFKADFDYFHLSTSATPTNHPPYQPSNPTPPDDSYDQPTSLILSWSGGDPDGDSLTFAWTVDSPLCSFSNATVLNPTITCSDNGTYTVTLTVSDGVNEPVTDDATVTVSNVAPVVDAGPDQTVYEDSVVNLALVTFTDPGVLDTHTATIDWGDGSPLEIGIVSEVGGSGTVTSSHVYPDPGVYTVTVTVTDNDDYVGTDTMVATVIHGFLKFCVFGEASHRHADHSNSHNREGDHHGITVYRQSILDCSAGSNGKVNIKQRTTVAGDVVSLEDKVSLDQEANVQGNVTATGDAELKQQSLVQGNVTTGSDAKLKQEATVQGDVIAAGEVKLAQGATVAGTIQEGASVSQIPPIMAVALSLRAGGPDVEVEESRTLALPPGSYGKLKVRKEGTLNLSSGQYAFREIKVDEKATISLDLANGPVVVDVVEEMDLKHDVRMEVSGIGSAADILWRVAGEHVHLGQGGSYLGTFLAPNADIDLYENAVLEGALYGQRVDIKRRADVIGKPALDVFVTLFLR is encoded by the coding sequence ATACACCGGTGATGAGGGAACTACCATTGCCTTAGAGACTGCTACTGCTCTAGATCCTGATGGCGACACCGTGACATATGACGTATATTTTGAAGCGAACAGCAGTAGCCCTGATCAACTGAAGTGCAACGATGTCGCCAATCTATCTTGCAATCCGGGAATGCTGGACACTAACACCCATTATTACTGGAAAGTGGTGGCACGGGATTCGCATGGAGCGACGACAACTGGACCTGTTTGGGATTTCTGGACTGTGCAACGAGCAGGTCTCAACGAATTCGATAGCACCTCTATGTCGAATTTCTGGACTGCACAATCAGGAGGAAACGATGAATTCGATAGCACTTCTTTGTCGAATATCTGGACCTGGATTGATCCAGATAATGATGGAGCATATTCCCTAACTGATCACCCCGGCTGGCTGCGTCTCATTACTCCATACGGTGACAATATCACACCTCTTACAAATGTCTGGCATCAGAATTGTGATGCGGGAAGAATAATGCAGAGCGTTACCGGAGACTTCACCGCTGAGACAAAAGTTGTGTTGGTGAATCCTGCTAATTCCTTCCAGTTTGGCGGCATCCTGGTGTTTCTCGATAAGAATAACTATGTGATGTTGAATAGGGGATATAGTTATGGAGATGAGGTCGGGGCCGGTTGGGCTGAAGATGGAATTCCTGATAAGAATGTTTTGAAAGGATTCCACTCCAGCCCGACCTGGCTACGTATGAAGCGAGTCGGCAATATGTTTAGCTTTTTCTATAGCGCCAATGGCACAGACTGGCAATCATTAGGCACAAAGATATTCAATAATCTGCCTGACACTATTCAGGTAGGACTGGTGGCGGGATACGCCAATAACCAGGTTTATCCTGATTTCAAGGCAGATTTTGATTATTTTCATCTTAGTACATCTGCAACTCCCACCAATCACCCCCCCTATCAACCATCCAACCCTACACCACCTGATGACTCCTATGACCAACCCACATCTCTTATCTTATCCTGGTCTGGTGGTGACCCGGACGGCGATAGTTTAACATTTGCCTGGACAGTCGACTCACCGCTGTGCAGCTTCTCAAATGCTACCGTCCTCAACCCCACCATCACCTGCAGTGACAACGGGACTTACACGGTCACACTTACGGTCAGCGATGGCGTGAACGAGCCGGTCACAGATGATGCCACGGTCACGGTCAGCAATGTGGCTCCGGTAGTGGATGCCGGGCCCGACCAGACCGTTTACGAAGACAGCGTGGTGAATCTGGCTCTGGTCACCTTCACCGATCCAGGAGTGTTGGATACCCACACAGCCACGATTGACTGGGGAGATGGCTCCCCACTTGAAATCGGCATAGTCAGCGAGGTCGGCGGCTCCGGTACTGTGACCAGCAGCCATGTTTATCCAGACCCTGGTGTCTACACCGTCACGGTCACCGTGACCGACAACGACGATTACGTAGGCACCGACACGATGGTAGCGACGGTCATCCACGGTTTCCTGAAATTCTGCGTCTTCGGCGAAGCCAGTCATCGTCATGCCGATCATAGCAACAGTCATAACAGGGAAGGTGACCATCATGGTATCACGGTATACAGGCAGTCCATCCTTGATTGCAGCGCTGGCAGCAACGGCAAGGTGAATATCAAGCAGCGTACTACAGTAGCTGGCGACGTCGTAAGTCTGGAAGATAAAGTGAGTCTCGATCAAGAAGCTAACGTCCAGGGCAACGTGACAGCTACAGGCGATGCGGAACTGAAGCAGCAATCCTTGGTGCAGGGGAATGTGACTACTGGCAGCGACGCAAAGCTAAAGCAGGAAGCCACCGTACAGGGGGATGTGATAGCAGCCGGGGAAGTGAAGCTGGCGCAAGGTGCAACCGTTGCTGGCACCATCCAAGAAGGGGCCAGTGTATCGCAGATCCCACCGATCATGGCCGTTGCGCTCTCCCTGCGCGCTGGAGGGCCGGACGTCGAGGTTGAGGAAAGTAGGACCCTGGCTCTGCCTCCCGGCAGTTACGGCAAGTTGAAGGTAAGGAAGGAGGGCACGCTGAATCTCAGCTCAGGGCAATACGCATTCCGGGAGATCAAAGTAGATGAAAAGGCCACGATCTCTCTGGACCTGGCCAACGGGCCAGTGGTTGTTGATGTCGTGGAGGAGATGGACTTGAAGCATGATGTTCGAATGGAGGTGTCAGGCATAGGCAGTGCTGCTGACATCTTGTGGCGCGTGGCTGGCGAACACGTCCACCTGGGCCAGGGAGGTAGCTATCTGGGCACATTCCTAGCTCCGAATGCGGACATTGACCTGTATGAGAATGCAGTGCTAGAGGGTGCGTTGTACGGACAAAGGGTGGACATCAAGCGACGAGCAGACGTGATCGGCAAGCCAGCTCTGGACGTGTTCGTGACCCTGTTTCTACGCTAG